A region from the Aegilops tauschii subsp. strangulata cultivar AL8/78 chromosome 5, Aet v6.0, whole genome shotgun sequence genome encodes:
- the LOC109770488 gene encoding uncharacterized protein, with product MATSASTSGEWLKGALQELRGRTGSALELDDGLISGLVSFCELAPPPDAADYLANIVGAEAAQDLIQEYLQRRGYIDPSKGAGSSQSSNLQPYLKPSADAATAQTKKHTRTQKDPASSSSQSSKSQSDAAETPAASKRGPKKKGGKAISLAEAAKGSIVFKQGKPCSCQARLHNLVSNCLSCGKIVCEQEGEGPCSFCGSLVLMEGSTYAGLSDVGVPLSDTEVAAEAYAKRLVDYDRNSAARTKVYDDQSDYFEMEGNSWLSSKEKTNLKKVHDEAQDAAEKQKGKVTVTFDLVGRKVILNKDDAAESESDQGIMRPLEQMHQVQRIQPSPSIREQPVFVETGPVKPRTDRVKQSKKLGKNGLCLEVTGRVQHDDKDPQSFLGGKMKKGDHLAYSSFGQVREGDDYECSLDFD from the exons atggcgacgTCGGCGAGCACGTCCGGCGAGTGGCTGAAGGGCGCCCTGCAGGAACTGAGGGGCCGCACGGGGAGCGCCCTGGAGCTCGACGACGGCCTCATCTCCGGCCTCGTCTCCTTCTGCGAGCTCGCGCCTCCGCCCGACGCGGCCGACTACCTCGCG AATATTGTTGGAGCAGAAGCCGCGCAGGACCTCATTCAGGAGTACTTGCAGAGGAGGGGCTACATTGATCCCTCAAAAGGAGCTGGAAGCTCGCAGTCGTCTAACCTTCAGCCTTATTTGAAGCCATCTGCTGATGCAGCAACTGCCCAAACAAAGAAACATACACGTACACAAAAagatccagcatcttcttctaGTCAGAGTTCCAAGAGTCAATCAGATGCTGCTGAGACCCCTGCTGCCTCCAAGAGAGGTCCAAAAAAGAAGGGAGGAAAGGCCATCTCCCTTGCTGAGGCAGCAAAGGGTTCTATTGTCTTCAAGCAGGGGAAACCTTGTTCATGCCAAGCACGGCTGCACAATCTTGTTAGCAACTGCTTATCATgtggaaaaattgtgtgtgaacAAGAGGGCGAGGGACCATGTAGTTTCTGTGGCTCACTTGTCTTGATGGAAGGTAGTACATATGCGGGTTTAAGTGATGTTGGAGTTCCTCTTTCGGACACAGAAGTTGCAGCTGAAGCTTATGCAAAGAGGCTTGTTGACTATGACAGAAACTCTGCGGCAAGAACTAAAGTTTATGATGATCAAAGTGACTATTTTGAAATGGAAGGAAATAGTTGGCTCTCATCTAAG GAGAAGACAAACCTAAAGAAGGTGCACGACGAAGCTCAGGATGCAGCTGAAAAACAAAAGGGGAAAGTGACGGTCACATTTGATTTGGTGGGCCGTAAG GTAATTTTGAACAAGGATGATGCCGCAGAGTCGGAATCTGACCAAGGGATCATGAGACCACTAGAACAGATGCATCAGGTTCAACGCATACAGCCCAGCCCCTCGATCAGAGAGCAACCAGTCTTCGTTGAAACAGGACCTGTGAAGCCGAGAACCGACAGGGTAAAACAGAGCAAGAAACTCGGAAAGAATGGCTTGTGCCTGGAGGTAACCGGAAGGGTGCAGCATGATGACAAGGATCCCCAGAGCTTTCTTGGTGGCAAGATGAAGAAGGGTGATCATCTCGCGTACAGTTCCTTCGGTCAAGTTCGTGAAGGTGATGACTACGAGTGCTCCCTTGATTTTGATTGA
- the LOC109770489 gene encoding uncharacterized protein encodes MASTSSSPLSLVLLRPLPCRSLLLSKHGRPFPTPRTGRLAASAAAGAQQRLLRPPETGRWSRSSRSGRDFACLSYNNPPPPSSKDSNEWPVLRRWDVPWEWQTVVLSMVGCGVSFALTGLVEQSILQYVGFSAAGATIDEKAEILFLGQLSVTAVVLGVIFSITNTFRPFPEDVFRYDVKEPFKLQNGWLLWAGIGLFGAVISIALVGAAMTYLNGAPPEREKDSLVLLLPLIGSSTLSTAYLVGITGVLAPILEETVFRGFLMVSLTKWFPTPVCVILSAAVFAFAHLTPDQFPQLFVLGVALGFTYAQTRNLLAPITIHAFWNSGVILLLTFLQLQGYDIKELLGAS; translated from the exons ATGGCCTCCACGTCGTCGTCTCCGCTCTCTCTTGTCCTCCTCCGGCCGCTCCCATGCAGATCCCTCCTCCTCTCCAAGCACGGGAGGCCATTTCCCACCCCAAGAACCGGCCGCCTGGCAGCGTCAGCCGCAGCAGGAGCTCAGCAGCGGTTGCTGCGGCCGCCGGAGACCGGCCGCTGGAGCAGGAGCTCGAGGAGCGGCAGAGACTTCGCGTGCTTATCCTACAACAACCCGCCACCGCCTTCCAGTAAG GATTCGAACGAGTGGCCCGTCCTTCGCCGATGGGATGTGCCATGGGAGTGGCAAACTGTTGTCCTCAGCATGGTGGGCTGTGGAGTAAG CTTTGCTCTGACAGGATTGGTTGAGCAGTCGATACTGCAATACGTAGGGTTTTCAGCCGCGGGGGCAACTATAGATGAGAAGGCAGAAATACTGTTCCTCGGACAACT TAGCGTGACTGCTGTTGTGCTTGGTGTTATATTTAGCATCACCAATACCTTCCGACCATTCCCTGAGGATGTCTTCCGTTACG ATGTCAAAGAACCATTCAAGCTGCAAAATGGCTGGCTTCTGTGGGCTGGTATTGGCCTCTTTGGTGCAGTCATTTCCATTGCTTTAGTTGGAGCTGCCATGACCTATCTGAATGGTGCACCTCCAGAGAGAGAG AAGGACTCGCTGGTCCTTTTACTGCCACTAATTGGCTCATCAACTCTCAG CACTGCCTATTTGGTGGGGATTACTGGAGTTCTAGCACCAATTCTGGAGGAGACTGTGTTCCGAGGATTTCTAATGGTGTCCTTGACTAAGTG GTTTCCTACTCCAGTCTGCGTGATTCTCAGTGCTGCTGTATTTGCCTTCGCCCATTTGACACCTGATCAATTCCCACAACTGTTTGTACTTG GTGTTGCACTGGGGTTTACATATGCTCAAACTCGCAATCTTCTAGCTCCTATTACAATACATGCATTTTGGAACTCGGGAGTTATACTACTGCTAACCTTTCTTCAG TTGCAAGGGTACGATATCAAGGAGCTATTGGGGGCGTCTTGA